One genomic window of Microbacterium testaceum StLB037 includes the following:
- a CDS encoding NAD(P)/FAD-dependent oxidoreductase codes for MKSHDGSERKRKEFIVYDAIIIGGGPAGLQAALTLGRMHRKALLLDSGAYRNGTVPHAHNLLTNDGRDPAELRRLARAEIAAYETVEIQDAVAAEVARTDSALVVTVDGVPLSTTAVILATGLADDLPPIPGLGERWGDRVANCPFCHGHEFAGQRVAVLNAGDHAAMLAAMLEPVASEVLVIDPEGVRDVGDAATGLRLHLDDGTTEDVAGAFVAPTSRQRAPFADQLGLERQESGAVRVDPFGRTSVEGVYAVGDMAHPDHLPGPMASLAAAIAAGQLAAVAVVQADAQVRAASPS; via the coding sequence ATGAAGTCACACGATGGATCCGAACGCAAGCGGAAGGAGTTCATCGTGTACGACGCGATCATCATCGGGGGCGGCCCCGCAGGCCTCCAGGCGGCTCTCACCCTCGGGCGCATGCATCGGAAGGCACTGCTCCTCGACTCGGGCGCCTACCGCAACGGGACGGTCCCCCACGCCCACAACCTGCTGACCAACGACGGACGCGACCCCGCGGAGCTCCGCCGCCTCGCGCGCGCCGAGATCGCCGCCTACGAGACGGTCGAGATCCAGGATGCCGTCGCCGCCGAGGTCGCGCGGACCGACTCCGCTCTGGTGGTGACGGTCGACGGAGTTCCGCTGAGTACGACCGCCGTGATCCTCGCGACGGGGCTCGCGGACGACCTGCCGCCCATCCCCGGCCTCGGCGAGCGCTGGGGCGACCGCGTGGCGAACTGCCCGTTCTGCCACGGCCACGAGTTCGCGGGGCAGCGCGTCGCGGTACTCAACGCCGGCGACCACGCGGCGATGCTCGCGGCGATGCTGGAGCCCGTGGCATCCGAGGTGCTCGTCATCGACCCGGAAGGCGTGCGGGACGTGGGCGACGCGGCCACCGGGCTGCGACTGCACCTCGACGACGGCACGACCGAGGACGTCGCCGGGGCGTTCGTGGCGCCGACGTCGCGACAGCGCGCACCCTTCGCCGACCAGCTCGGCCTCGAACGGCAGGAATCGGGGGCGGTCCGCGTCGACCCCTTCGGCCGGACGAGCGTCGAGGGCGTCTACGCCGTCGGCGACATGGCCCACCCCGATCACCTCCCGGGGCCGATGGCGTCGCTCGCGGCGGCGATCGCGGCCGGGCAGCTCGCGGCCGTGGCCGTCGTGCAGGCGGACGCACAGGTGCGGGCGGCGAGCCCTTCCTAG